In the genome of Rhodamnia argentea isolate NSW1041297 chromosome 3, ASM2092103v1, whole genome shotgun sequence, one region contains:
- the LOC115727191 gene encoding transcription factor bHLH112-like produces the protein MAENFQAGICGESWWSSLRGVPFVGGASPCSAVANDGGGFGWAAAAADMAMSNVRARSFEHNDSSLSSGGSMVFEFNHYKAQPLSAVRGCSRSELVVPDVQLTGFGISSPLTPDWNQALLGGGGKFAQSNYCSILNEDMGSRIQKEWSPRRYSSCVVEDSSINGFKQISQEFSSDQSELTSITTSATTVATCEGFSAGFPMGSGLSGGGLYGFPLIQSLLDEPTGFQPQHQSLLNSPARSVNNFSQTNSSDDQSPPSFAKLSPLLKSSSANRQPNRLPLSNIAMASTPMNNLDWTATSPPTIYDQKPSCAQLNTKRNCDDTREVDSAGKKSSSTEPGFKRPRIETPSPLPTFKVRKEKLGDRITALQQLVSPFGKTDTASVLHEAIEYIKFLHDQVHVLSTPYMRNGAPIQHQQGLDKLKDYTSEGPKQDLRSRGLCLVPISSTFPVAHETPVDFWTPTFGGSFR, from the exons atGGCGGAGAATTTCCAGGCCGGGATATGCGGCGAGAGCTGGTGGAGCTCGCTCAGGGGCGTGCCTTTTGTGGGCGGTGCGTCGCCGTGCTCGGCGGTAGCCAACGACGGGGGAGGGTTTGGTtgggcggcagcggcggccgACATGGCAATGAGCAACGTCAGAGCGAGATCTTTTGAGCACAATGATTCCTCGCTCTCCTCCGGTGGCTCCATGGTCTTCGAGTTCAACCACTACAAGGCTCAGCCGCTGAGCGCCGTGCGTGGCTGCAGCAGAAGCGAGCTGGTTGTCCCCGACGTGCAGCTCACGGGATTCGGGATCTCATCGCCGCTGACCCCGGATTGGAACCAAGCCTTACT TGGTGGCGGCGGAAAATTTGCTCAGAGCAATTATTGTTCGATATTGAACGAAGACATGGGTTCAAGAATCCAGAAGGAATGGAGCCCCAGAAGATATTCAAGTTGTGTGGTTGAAGATTCCTCCATCAATGGGTTCAAGCAAATAAGTCAAGAATTCTCTTCGGACCAATCTGAACTGACTTCCATCACAACCAGCGCGACCACCGTGGCCACCTGCGAGGGTTTCTCAGCTGGGTTTCCGATGGGATCGGGACTGTCCGGTGGAGGGTTGTATGGATTCCCTTTGATACAAAGCTTACTTGACGAGCCCACAGGTTTTCAGCCCCAACATCAATCCCTCCTGAACAGCCCAGCGCGGTCGGTGAACAACTTCTCTCAGACCAATAGCTCCGATGATCAATCGCCCCCTTCTTTCGCCAAACTGTCGCCCCTCTTGAAATCCTCGTCTGCGAATCGCCAACCTAATAGGTTGCCGTTGTCTAACATCGCCATGGCTTCGACGCCAATGAATAACTTGGATTGGACCGCTACATCACCTCCTACGATATATGATCAAAAACCAAGTTGTGCTCAGCTAAACACCAAG AGAAATTGCGATGACACACGGGAAGTGGATTCCGCTGGAAAGAAAAGCAGCTCTACCGAACCCGGGTTCAAAAGGCCTAGAATCGAAACCCCGTCGCCGTTGCCGACTTTTAAG GTTCGGAAAGAGAAGCTAGGGGACCGAATCACTGCGTTGCAGCAGTTGGTTTCACCTTTTGGAAAG ACTGATACAGCATCTGTTCTTCATGAAGCCATCGAGTACATCAAGTTCTTACATGATCAAGTCCAT GTTTTGAGTACTCCATACATGAGAAATGGAGCTCCCATTCAGCATCAACAg GGTCTTGATAAACTGAAAGATTATACATCAGAAGGGCCAAAGCAAGACTTAAGGAGCCGAGGGCTATGCTTGGTGCCAATCTCAAGCACATTCCCAGTGGCTCATGAGACCCCGGTTGATTTTTGGACTCCAACATTCGGAGGAAGTTTCAGATAG